GTGCCCGGCGTTGCCGGCGCTGCCGCCCACCCCGAGGATGAACAGCCGACCGCCGCTGTCGCGGACGCTCACCATCAGGTCGATGATGCGGTTGACCACAGCCGTGTCGATGCCGGCTGCGACCTGTTGAACTTCCTGGAAGTAGCGCGTGACGAAATCCACAGCCTCGCTCCCCGTCCCCGGCCGGTGGGCAGCGCTCACCGGCGCGTGCGTCTGGCCCGCCTGCGCGTGGCGCAGCACGGCGTCTACGGCCTCGGTCAGCGTCTGCACGCGGGCATCAGCCCAGGACGCTGCACTATACGGCCGGTCGATCAGAATCGAGTAGCAGCCGGCGTTCCGGCCGGCGTCCACGTCTCGCCAGCGGTCCCCGACGACATACGAGCGGGAGAGGTCGACGCTCCAGCGGGCCGCCGCCTCGTCCAGCATGGCCGTGTCCGGCTTGTGGCACGGGCAGCCCTCGGACTTGTCGTGCGGGCAGACGTAGATATCGTCGAGCGGGACGGCTGCCGCCAGTTGCTGGTGCATGGTGTCGAGGTCGGCGCGCAGAAGTTCGCCGTTCGCCAGTTCGGGCTGGTTGGTGAACACGATGCACAGGAAGCCGGCCTCGCGCAGCCGCTGCACCTGCGCCCCGGCCCCCGCCACGATGCGGAAGTCGGCCACCTGGGTCGGCGCGTACGACTTGCCGTCCGCGCGGACGATGGCCTCGGCCAGGACGCCGTCGCGGTCCAGAAAGACGGCGCATCTGCTGGCGGGGACGGACGAACGCGGCGGCTCGGCCCCCGGCGACGGCAGATGGCGAAACGGTCCGGCAGTCACGGGGCCGGATTATGCCCGATTCGCCCCTGCGAGCCGAGACAGCCGCTGCCGCTCCGGACCCCGCCGCTCCAGCGTATCGTCAGCGCAGGTACATGTTGGCTGATACCTCGAACGCGTCTTCGGCCTTCCCGAAGAACTCGCCAGACGGGAACATGGCCAGCTCATAGCGCTCGTTGCTGTAGGTGTAGAACCCGAACGTCCAGCGGTCGCCGGGGCCGAAGTAGCGCAGACGGCAGAGGTGCGTCGGTGTGTTTCGCAGCCGTTCGAGGTACTCCTCGCGTGTTTCCGGCCAGTCCGGCGGCGGCCAACTCGGCGTCAGCGGTTCTGGCTCGGTGTACGCATCGACATAGCAGAACTGCCCCCGAAACCGAATGTCCAGCCGCGTGTACCGTCCAGCAAAATGCTCCCCAGCGTACTTCCGCAGCTGTGACTCTGTCTGTCGCTTCACGCCGTCCGGCACCTTGCGGCCACCGGCGTCTGGGTTGAAATGCCAGCCTCCCGCTGGTGACATCGGTATCAGCCTCCCTGTACGACATGCTGCCTGCGTGCATGCTACCGCACCATCCCTCCAGGTTCACCACGGACTCCGAGCCAGCACGCACTATCCTGAAATGGCGGTCACGACGGCCCCCTGTCGGCTACAGTGCGTGTGCCCCAACGGCGGGGCGTTTTGAGGCAACCTCTGACCGCCGTACCTCCTCGCTTGCTCGCGCCAGCGACAGGGGTACATGCATCAGTCTGCCATCGGCGCCTGGTGCATTCGACCGTACACCGACCGACCCGCACCACCCGGCGCAGCCAGGGATGCTGCAGCGCAGGAGCTCTCGATGCCGACCCGACTCTCTCGACGGATGTACGTCCGCGCGCTCGGCGCAACGCTCGCGGCTGGCGCGCTTGCCGCGCTGACGGAGCCGGCTGCCGCCGCTGCCAACCCCCGCCCGGCAGCCGGCTCCGAGGCGCGCCGGCCCCCGCTGCTGCTGACCGGCGGCAGTGCAGACTCGCAGGGCGTGGCCGCGCAGGACGCGACCCCCACGCCCGAACCGGCAGCCTCGCCCGCCCCGACGCCCGCGCCCGTCAACGTCTGGGCCGCCACCGCCTCGAATGACATCCCGCCCCAGCTTGCCGATCTGCCGCCGCGCGTCTACGTCCCGCACGAATTGGGCGGCGACGTGGCCGTCATCGACCCGCTCACCATGCAGATCATCGACCGCTACTACGTCGGCCGGACGCCCCACCACGTTGCGCCGTCCTGGGACTTGACCCAGCTCTACGTCAACGTGATGGACTCGAACTACCTCACCGTGATCGACCCGCGCACCGGCAAGCCGACCGGCACCCTCCCGGCCGCCGTCCCCTACAACCTCTACTTCACCCCGGACGGCTCCAAGGCCATCGTGGCCGCCGAGCGCTTCAACCGCCTGGACTTCCACAACCCGAGTACCTGGGAGGTCATCGGCCGGCTGCCGATCCCCGGGTCAGGCGTGGATCACATGGACTTCTCGGCGGACGGCTCGTACCTGCTGGTGAGCTGCGAGTTCGGCGGGCAGGTGGTCAAGGTCGGGACGAATCCGCCGGCCGTGCTGGGCGTCTTCCGAGGCGGCCGGCTCCCCGTGGACGTGAAGCTCAACGCCGAGGGCACTCACTTCTTCGTGGCGGACCAGGGACGGCACGGCGTCATGGTCATCGAGCCTGAGACCATGACGGAGGTCGCGTT
This Chloroflexota bacterium DNA region includes the following protein-coding sequences:
- a CDS encoding beta-propeller fold lactonase family protein, with product MPTRLSRRMYVRALGATLAAGALAALTEPAAAAANPRPAAGSEARRPPLLLTGGSADSQGVAAQDATPTPEPAASPAPTPAPVNVWAATASNDIPPQLADLPPRVYVPHELGGDVAVIDPLTMQIIDRYYVGRTPHHVAPSWDLTQLYVNVMDSNYLTVIDPRTGKPTGTLPAAVPYNLYFTPDGSKAIVAAERFNRLDFHNPSTWEVIGRLPIPGSGVDHMDFSADGSYLLVSCEFGGQVVKVGTNPPAVLGVFRGGRLPVDVKLNAEGTHFFVADQGRHGVMVIEPETMTEVAFLPTGAGAHGMAIARDTRALYVTNRLAGTLSVIDMAAFGIARTWRIGGSPDMVQVSPDGQQIWISSRNHGTVQVVDSNTGAVLHQLRTGAAPHGLTYFPQPGRISLGHNGVYR
- a CDS encoding HAD-IIIA family hydrolase, whose translation is MTAGPFRHLPSPGAEPPRSSVPASRCAVFLDRDGVLAEAIVRADGKSYAPTQVADFRIVAGAGAQVQRLREAGFLCIVFTNQPELANGELLRADLDTMHQQLAAAVPLDDIYVCPHDKSEGCPCHKPDTAMLDEAAARWSVDLSRSYVVGDRWRDVDAGRNAGCYSILIDRPYSAASWADARVQTLTEAVDAVLRHAQAGQTHAPVSAAHRPGTGSEAVDFVTRYFQEVQQVAAGIDTAVVNRIIDLMVSVRDSGGRLFILGVGGSAGNAGHAVNDFRKIAHFEAYAPTDNVSELTARINDDGWDTSFANWLKGSKLSNKDMLLILSVGGGDPRRNVSMNLVKAMDVGVEVGAKIVGIVGRDGGYTKKVATECVIVPTISPETVTAHSEAFQAVVWHLFVSDPRLQAAPMKWESIHE